A stretch of DNA from Acanthochromis polyacanthus isolate Apoly-LR-REF ecotype Palm Island chromosome 21, KAUST_Apoly_ChrSc, whole genome shotgun sequence:
cactgccacaacttttgtgtgtttttttgaatgtttaaatGCTATGCATGTTTTTTACTGGATATTTCATGGAATTGAATGTACTGGGTGAATGAATTTAGGGGTGAGATTAAATAAGTTATAacttcttcccactccctttcgaACATGTTGAagcttttgttttcctctcGTTCTCCTTATATGAGAAGCATGATGGactatttagttgtttttgtgaatCAGTCATTGAATGTTATTAATTACATGTTcggaataaataaatgaaaaagaaaaaaaaagaggcatcatgagcaaaataagtaCCCAACACTGTGACTGAGCATTTCTACTGTGAACATCTCACAAATGCAAATTCAAACTTCTGGAGTTTCATACATAACAAATCAAAGGAACTACAGGGTGGGGCTTTCTGTATTCTTCTTCTTTCCGTACTGGCTTCCAATTCTATCGTGCATGGCTGAATAACTCCAGTAATACAACTGGCCATTGTGTTGCTGTAGTTTTAAAGTGTCTGAGCAGAgttgcaggtgagctggtgtgcttgagctgcagtgaggGGAAAGGCAGGTACTTCATGGATCTCTGCATAGAAGAAGCAATGGtttagagttacatctaagtcaTTTTATAATAACAAGGACTTATTTTCATGGAAGCACTTCTAAATACGTTACACTGATACACAGATGAATTTTTAGAGGTTTCATCAATGACTACAGAGAGACTCTAAATACAGTAGTGTCTTATTATATCTGTAAAATGTGAAACCTGAGATTTTCACCTGAATTGAGAATGAGCTAAGACAGAGGAGGGGGATGTCAAAGATCGTAGTTTGTTGAAACAAACCCAAATCATTACCTGCCTTCTTACTTCTGTCCTCTACTGACATACCATGGCAGCTGAGCTCCGGAAAAAAGCTACTAAGTGGATCTTGATTGATTTGTCTAAACTATGGGGATGTATCAGTCTCACATGCTGCTTCACCTCAGGAGAAACACCAAGACAGGATGAGCTGCAATGACAAATTAATTAGTATACCAGCATCTTTCTGAGTGCAATCAGCTGACAGGAAAGGTAAAGGACACGGCTGGAAATACCAAATGATGAGGTGAAGTGGTCTTGATTGTACTGCTAGTTAGGAAAAATTGTAATCTGCTTTTGAAATGAAAGTGTTGGAGAGATGTGaagtgtcattttgttcctctgCACTTGAGAGAAGCCCAAATTGGGGTCTTTTGTTTGACGGTAACCTCATTCAGAGCTGAGATACTTGGGAAATATGTGTTCCCACAGAAAGATGTGAGGAATACATGACAGGTTTATTTATACATGTTTACTTGAATTGAGTATATGGTGCATGGGGCtcatattgttttaaaaagtgtatATGTTTCATACATAATGCTAGTAGCAGGCTGCTTTGTCTGAGCTGTAGTTACTAAACATGATCACAGGGGGGTGacataaacatgaaaacataatgAGGGGAAAAAGCGAACTTATAAAGTGGTATTGTGGCGTATTAAAAGAAGACACTTTTATTAGTATTAAAGGGTGTCATTTTTACTAGTTATTTTAGAGGCAGAAATGTTTTTCTCCCAAATCACTATTGAGCACAAAAGCTGGACTTTTCCTTTCTTTAACAATGCTTTTGTAAATTTAAGCATTCAATTTTGGTTTAAAAAGGAAACTAAAGAACAAACTGGTTTCCACACCAGAAATCATatagtgaaaaaaaaaccaccCCAAAAAGTACTGGAATTAATATAAGTGCTGACACATtacattgtttttaaattactcAGCTGGCGTACGTGTTTCAGTTCCCCATGTGACCATTAGAAAGCTCTGATTTTATATTGACTGCTGTTAACACAAGAATAGATATAATATGCAAAAATCACAGAGCATTTTGTGCAAAATCTGAATAACTGGCTGTATCTTAGCATGACAAATGTCACACTATTTGACACATGCCAGATTGTGTTACATATGATTTCATGGGTTATCGATGTAATTTATTGATATGATCTGATTATATATCCACATTTTTAGGGTAGCTACATATGAAAATCTTAGAGTTTCTATACATTAACAatctttctttgctttcacaTATTTGTCTTTATTATGCACACTGTGAGTGATAATTTTCATATTTCAGAGATAACATTCCTATTGTAAGTTATATTAAAAGGTCTAAGCAAAATTGAGAAACCACACTCTGGGTCCTTTCACCTGACCATGACAGTGTAGCCCTTGACAAAGTAACTCATGTTCTTACGGTTGCCCATTTTTCTTGCTTCAGTACATCAACTTCAAAAAGGGACTATTCGCTGGCCGACTAATACATCCCATCCCCTGACAGGTCCCACTGTAACAACACAATCAATGTTACTCGCTCCACCTCTCAGTGATTTTAGTATTCTGACTGACACTTGTAGGCTTCCATGTCGCTGATTTGACTGAATTAATGTAACTCCAGTTTGGCAGCTCAAGATACATGTGCAaaatatgtatacatttttatattacCATTTCCAGTACTGTCCAAATAAAATAGTGAGAAATGCAGACATGTAATTCAACTATAAATAGCATGTATGACAGGCATGACACAGCATTTTTGTAATACATCACACCACATATCTTTTAAAATGAGTACAGTGTTTTTGATCTGTCTATTCACCATGGTATACTTAAATGTGTAGCCACTTCAGTCATATACCATTGTTTGTGCTCATTATAAAATTAattaagaatttttaaaaagctgtacaCTCTAGTCACGAAAAGGAAGTCACATCCCAGAATGTAAGGATGTGGATGTTTCTAGACTTCACTTGAAATTTCCACACACTGTTTTTAAGTGTGGGTGGTGACGTGTGCGGCTCTGACGCAGCGTACGTGTGACGTGGGCGGACCATGCGTGACACATCAAAACTGGATGAAAACAGACAGCTGAGCGGCTAGTAGGCAGCGGAGCTCAGGGATCTGTGGACAAATAGCGCTTTTAAGGGGAACAGCAAAGTCCGAAACAACACGGACAATTCAAGATAATATCGCTGCCTCCTGCTAGAACACAATAGAACGACACGAAAACGGGATTTGGTGAGTAAAAACTAAACCAACACTAATGTTAGCTGCAGTTAGCTTAGTCAGCTATCCAAACTGTCTGGGTAACAAAACCAGCTAGCTGTATATCACTGTTGTTTATTATGGAGCTGTAGTCTCGAAAGGGAAAAATGAGGCACATATCTAAATGTTCACCGAATTGataaacattttcaagaaaagTTAACTTAAATTTGGATTATTGCTTAATGGAACAAAAGAAGCTAACAAGTGACTATGAAGCTCGCTAATCACGAGATTATGTATCTAATAAGTAAAACTGACGGTGACTGAAAATATGTAGTTATGTGAATTTGCCACAGAATAGTCTTTTCTGTTCTCTGGTGTACGACCGATGTCAGCATGAGCTGTACTCGGTTACGTAACCGAACTAATCGTATAAGTTAGCCTAGCTAGGTAgctagctaactagctagcaATTTAGCAATCTCATCGTCGGACTCATGTGACTCATAACTAATTACCCATTAGTTAAGGTTCACTGAGtggtttttagacattttttagtTGATAAAGACAATATTGTTCTAAAACACAGCATGAAACAGCTTTGACTCTTGTAACAGAATGCACTAAGACATAAAGGTACAATGAGACACTCCCAACCAAAACATTAATTATGatgtcaaaagaaaaaaaatgtttaaaatgactacAGCTCTGAATTGCCTTTAGCCAGCCCCTAATCTATGTTGTGAATGATTtgtatatgtttttaaaaaaatcaggacTTCAAATGTTCCtcctttgttgacatttttcagaaaaatctcAATATGTACATGTTTTCAGTGTCTTTTAGTTGCTTGTAATGGTCTtagtactgaatttattttgttttagaatttgatgttacaagatgttttcctttttttcttgttttgtactcttgattttcaaactaatttcagtgttcatcttatttatttatttttttttacatctttttgttcGTGACTGTAATATACTTGTTAGAGAGTTTGATGGATACATAGATAGATAACaccaaaatatttacagaagtACAAATACCGTCTGAAGCCTTAGAACGaggtaataaataatatttttaacatgtagtgtgcaaaaatgtagaaaatctgTTATTTACAACAATACGGTGTGCACAGTGACTTGAAAATGTCCAGcgtgcaaaagaaaaataacttctTTCTCTGAAGTTTTAGCACAACATAGATGAATAAAAATCTATATAAACATATGAAGCAGTCTTGGAACATTTGTACCCTGATTTGGGTTTGATTCATCCGTAATTCGAAACACCATACATTTACATTTCCTCCTGTTTCAGGTTTCCACTGCTGTCGACAGCAAAGATAGTTTTCAGAGATGGAATTTCCAGATTTGGGAGAGCACTGCTCTGAGAAGACCTGCAAACGTTTAGGCAAGTACTGCTTACTAGTAGTAATGTACAGCACCTGATTGTCTCCAGCTCTTTACTTAACTTGTTAAGCCTGATGTACAcctatcattaaaaaaaaacaactgtgtgACGTTACAGATTTTCTTCCAATGAGATGCGACGCCTGTGAAGAGATTTTCTGTAAGGACCACATAACCTATGCAAATCACAAATGCACATCATCCTACAAAAAGGTATGTGACAAGTGTAACTGTTAGCAATGTTGATGATGTTACATATACTTTATATTTGGTTTTTATGATGTAACATGACAAGTGAAATCTCACAGATTGATTTGTGTTTCTATATTAGGACACAGAAATGATTCATTCCACAGCATTAAGCAAACCTGTTGCTTCTTCTAATAAATGCTTCTGTTTCCTGGTACTAAATTCCATGTAGTAAAAATGAAATTTGTCTTTGCTCTAAAGAAATAACAGTAGTGATGGAGGCTTCCATATCCTGTTTTTACTGTGgctttattttatattgttaTGGAGACAGCTGACAGGATTGTTTATGGTAACATCGTCACCTTATGAAAGGATTTATCATGTGCTCATAAAATAGCTTTATTTACTGCTTGCTATCTCATATTTCTCCTGTAGGATATCCAGGTCCCAGTATGCCCTTTGTGTAACACCCCTATTCCCATCAAGAGGGGGGAGATGCCTGACATTAAAGTTGGTGAGCACATTGATCGGGACTGCAAATCGGACCCCgcacaaagaaagagaaaggtTAGAGTAAAACTGATGTGCTTTATGTAGCAGTGAGTTAGAATCTAAACAGCAATGACAgtggttgtttttctctttcagataTTCACGAATAAATGTTCTAAAGGAGGCTGTAAGCAGAAGGAAATGATGCGAGTGACCTGTGACCAGTGTCATTTAAATTACTGTCTTAAACATCGGCACCCGCTAGACCATGATTGTAAGACCGACGGGAAACCTCTGTCCAAATCCGGGTGGGTACACTCTTACTGCCCCCTCTCATACTCCAGTGCTTTAAGTTGAAATGACCCACTGAGGGCTGTTGACTTACtctgcttttaatgtttttttagacATGCTGCTGTAATGAGGTCGCAAGGTGCTTCCTCTGCCTCTGGTTCTAGTTCATCCGGTACAGGAAACGCTAGACCGCTTTCTAATGGTGTCAGTGTAAATAACAGAAACCACAGCGCTGGGTGAGTGATTCCAGCTAATACTGATTTTAAAAGTACCAGAGAAAATGACGAATTTAGTGGCTTTTTAAATAGACACTTAAAATACGAGATCACTCCTTTTCaccctctttttttctcctctttatcTAGCTCGACCCAGCGGATTCCTACTTCCATTTCAGCACAGAATGTAATACCACCATCGGCATCATTTCAGGCCGGCTTGGTATGCACATCACTTACACGGCATCACCTTgtttcaaacaagaaaaaaaaaaagtccccttGACAGTGTAAACTTGAGTGTGATGCCATCATTGCAGACAGAGGAGCAGGCCTTACAAAGGGCTCTGGAGATGTCTCTGGCTGATTCAAGACAGACAGTTCAGCCGACTCTTAGGTGGGTAAACTTCATCATAATCCCAAAAGTATCCTATTATGAGCTTCCACTTCTGTCTTTGTGACGTTGTCGAGATCAGAGGAGTGTTTTCCTCACTGACCTTCAGCTTAGCACAATGATTTCAGAGTTGGATGAATGTACATCAGGGGATAATGTAGAGTTTTAACCATTATAAATTCATCAAATTGAATAAATACGTGATGCTAGCaaggcaaaaacacacaaatccagTGCACATCTACATGGTGTGATTGAAAACGTGTGACCTTTTTTGTTTCACATGCAAATGCAGTTTTATGTCACTGAAAATTGAGCTTTTGTCAAACTCCTTCAGGGTGAAAATACACAGAAGCTGACGTGTAGACAGGGAGAAAGAGATATATTAGCTTGTGGCATCAGAGCGTGTAACGTTATCTAGGTAGAAGAAGTTTAGTCTGTAATATCACATTTACGACATGCTGCTTTAATATTTTACAACGCTGAGTTCTAAGTGCATGATAGGAATGTTATTCCAcatggaaaaatgttttaattggcAGATTGCCTGCAAGAAAGACTTAGTGCTGCTATGGTGTTCATCTCATCCATCTCTTGAGCTTCTTTGTTTCTCCAATCATATGAGTAAAACACAAAGCTGTGCTGTGTATTATGCAGCGCCTCAGCCAGAGAGAAAGTTTGATTAAAAGATAGCACAAAGAACAGAGCAGCCTGTGCTGTTTGCCTTCATATAAAAAGCGGTGTGAAGACTCAGAggttgttttgacattttcctTGGAATTGCTTCAAAGGAATGTCCTCAGCTTACATGTACACAGCGCTAAGCTTTACCCATAAACCGGTTTTGTTGACAAGAAGTGTAAACTGGCGATCTCACCACAGGCCCACTCATTAGCTGTAGAGGAACTTCAAATTTGAAACAGCTACTGAGTGGAGTTTACCGTATGTTGAGGTTCTTCTACAACTGTTGCTTCCAAAGTCAAGAAGGAATTTCAAGTAGTAAATTTGGAGACTGTGAGCAGTgaagtagtaataataatcagGCTGAGTTTaacagatttttcctttttgtgatGTTGTTTCCCTGCAGtcgctttgttttttttttttgtttttccactaaAGATTTTCTTGTTGGTCTCTCAGCCCTCAGGAGCAGGAGGATCTGGCTCTCGCTCAGGCTCTCGCTGCCAGTGAAGAAGAATACAGACGCCAGCAGCAGAGACAACAGGTACCCGGAAAGCTTAGCCGACACTAGCATGCTAACTGGAACACATGTAGGTAAAGTGTTGTCATGGCAACCCATCCTCtatgaacttttttttccctcatccTGGCAGGAGATGAAAAGACTGATTTTGCCTTTAATACGTTTTTAATTGTTATACAAAATGTGTGGGTGAAGTGactctttgtttctgtgttttctgttcgtACAGGGGAGGGAGTCCAAACAGTCCAACTGCAGCCTTTCTTAATCTCGGACCATTTTAGACTTCAAGCTGTGCTAGTCATTTACTAGAAACTGCACATCTGAGATGTCACTTTTCCAGGATCAGTGATTGTTCAATGAAGACATGCTCTTGGAATTTGCTGAGATATTGCCGCCTTCTACAGTATAAGCACATATACTTTCCAGCAGGATCTGTCATTTTTACTAATGATTTGCTTTGTACATATTTTATATGCTGATCACAAAGAATCCATTATATTACCATATATGAATACTAATAAATTATGTCAGATGCACCCTGAATATTGAGTTGGTCAGTTGATTCAGTTTGGCTGGGGACTGTAATTTAGGCAAGTCCATTAGAGCTGTGATGTGTaatcaaatattttattcagCCTTTTAACAGGAGAGGTTAGGGACTGGCAAATTTAGGCCAGTTTTATTAAAGCACTCTGTGTGGGTGATGCATGTGCAGCTGCGAgtggcaatgtttttttttatttgcaagaACAGTTGGTTTGtactttttgtgtgtctgcgtgtgcgTTTTGGCTCTCAAACCTTTATCTGGTAAAATTAATCATAATCGAGGTCGAACTGAAAGGTCATGACGAACACAATGAGGACGAGTGATGAACAGTGTGCAGGAGTTGTTTGGTTCTTCCAGTTTTAATTTCAACCCAAACTACCAATGCATTACgtgaatgaaaaacatgaagaatTAAAATATCAACCTTGATAGACGTTTACTGTATGAATATTAGATAAAGAAGCTGAATACATAAAGGTGTAGTCTGCATCAGCAGAATTTGTTTCATAGCTAAACATGGTTTGAAATTGAGGATTTTTATACAAATAATGCTTAGATTGGATGAGAGTTGGAGGAGgcaaaatatgaagaaaaccACAGTGGTATGCATTTAACTACAGATTTCCAGATTATATGCCAAATTAGTGTTATCTCTCCACCTGCACTTTTCATGTATTTAAGCTGAAACTACTGACTAAAGAATCACTcgtgaagattttttttcttttctttttaccttGTTAGTTTGTCCATATGGTGATCTTTAATGTAAGAAGACATTCATGTGCAAAATATGCAGTTA
This window harbors:
- the zfand2a gene encoding AN1-type zinc finger protein 2A; its protein translation is MEFPDLGEHCSEKTCKRLDFLPMRCDACEEIFCKDHITYANHKCTSSYKKDIQVPVCPLCNTPIPIKRGEMPDIKVGEHIDRDCKSDPAQRKRKIFTNKCSKGGCKQKEMMRVTCDQCHLNYCLKHRHPLDHDCKTDGKPLSKSGHAAVMRSQGASSASGSSSSGTGNARPLSNGVSVNNRNHSAGSTQRIPTSISAQNVIPPSASFQAGLTEEQALQRALEMSLADSRQTVQPTLSPQEQEDLALAQALAASEEEYRRQQQRQQGRESKQSNCSLS